The Columba livia isolate bColLiv1 breed racing homer chromosome 21, bColLiv1.pat.W.v2, whole genome shotgun sequence genome has a segment encoding these proteins:
- the TMEM52 gene encoding transmembrane protein 52, whose translation MSNWTSLWYIWLILLTVFLLLLCGITASCIKCCCRRKRPPVESFSRHPHDLTATDSESTAHSTVTSYSSLQYPLSAPLHSIFVDMDKIIVSPPAYSLYAMELPPSYDEAVQMDKQHIEVAQINQKLNDIPGQVSPGELNPSQYSPDRINGDPATQENSENSEHETQGQPQL comes from the exons ATGTCTAATTGGACAAGTCTGTGGTATATCTG GTTGATCTTGCTGacggtgttcctgctcctgctctgtgGGATCACAGCAAGCTGCATCAAATGCTGCTGCCGGAGGAAGAGGCCTCCAGTTGAGAGCTTCTCGAGGCACCCCCACGATCTGACAGCGACCGACAGTGAAAGCACTGCCCACAGCACAGTCACCT catACAGCTCATTGCAGTACCCTCTGAGTGCTCCTCTTCATTCGATATTTGTGGATATGGATAAGATTATCGTGTCCCCTCCAGCTTACAGCCTCTATGCAATGGAGTTGCCACCTTCTTATGATGAAGCTGTCCAAATGGATAAACAACACATTGAAGTAGCACAGATAAACCAGAAACTCAATGACATCCCTGGACAGGTGTCACCAGGTGAGCTGAATCCCAGCCAGTATTCACCTGATAGAATCAACGGAGACCCAGCGACAcaggaaaattcagaaaattccGAACATGAAACACAAGGACAGCCGCAGCTCTGA